One Fusobacterium ulcerans DNA segment encodes these proteins:
- a CDS encoding YifB family Mg chelatase-like AAA ATPase yields the protein MNIRVLSSSYLGVEPFLVEAEVDISSGLPFFSIVGLGDTAISESKDRVRTALKNSDFRMEPKKIIVNLSPAGIKKEGAQFDLPIAVGIMVAMGFVRDRNSILDNYLFLGELSLDGKIRGVKGIINTMILVREKGYKGVIIPEDNVQEASLIKGIDIIPVSTLREVADFISKGEIKPLNIEPFLEEKDYSIDFSEVKGQALGKRGLEIAAAGGHNIILIGSPGSGKSMLAKRMITILPAMSEEEIIESTKIYSVAGELNSKKPIINQRPFRSPHHTSSLTSIIGGGKRIKPGEISLASNGVLLLDELAEFPRSVLESLRQPLEDGMVSITRAQYRVEFLSKFQLLATSNPCFCGNYYEGASCTCTQHEVNKYMKKLSGPIMDRIDIHIEMRRLSEDELMNSSDVENSNTIKDRVIKARKIQRERYGTDLLNGNLGQKEIKTYCKIADEDKEYFKNAMKIMEISARGYDKILKVARTIADLEGCKDIKKQHLMEAVSFRKK from the coding sequence ATGAATATAAGAGTTTTAAGTTCCAGTTATTTAGGAGTAGAACCTTTTTTAGTAGAGGCAGAAGTAGATATCAGCAGCGGACTTCCCTTCTTTTCAATAGTAGGTCTAGGAGATACTGCCATTTCAGAAAGTAAAGATAGAGTAAGAACTGCCCTAAAAAATAGTGATTTCAGAATGGAACCCAAAAAAATAATAGTAAATCTTTCCCCAGCTGGAATAAAAAAAGAAGGAGCTCAATTTGATCTCCCCATAGCTGTTGGAATTATGGTTGCTATGGGATTTGTAAGGGACAGAAATTCTATTCTTGATAATTATCTTTTTCTTGGAGAACTTTCTTTAGATGGAAAAATCAGAGGAGTAAAAGGAATAATAAATACAATGATTTTAGTAAGAGAAAAAGGATATAAAGGTGTAATTATTCCAGAAGATAATGTCCAAGAGGCTTCTCTTATCAAGGGAATAGATATTATTCCTGTTTCAACACTAAGAGAAGTCGCTGATTTTATTTCTAAAGGTGAAATAAAACCATTAAATATAGAGCCATTTCTTGAAGAAAAAGATTACAGTATTGATTTCTCAGAGGTAAAAGGTCAGGCATTAGGAAAAAGAGGATTGGAAATTGCTGCTGCTGGAGGACATAATATAATTCTAATAGGAAGTCCTGGTTCTGGAAAATCAATGCTTGCTAAAAGAATGATAACAATTCTCCCTGCAATGAGTGAGGAGGAAATAATTGAATCTACAAAAATATACAGTGTTGCTGGGGAACTCAATAGTAAAAAACCTATAATCAACCAAAGACCTTTTCGGTCTCCTCACCACACTAGCTCACTTACTTCCATCATAGGAGGAGGTAAAAGAATAAAACCTGGAGAAATAAGCTTGGCTTCTAATGGAGTCTTATTATTAGATGAACTTGCAGAATTTCCTAGAAGTGTTTTAGAGAGTTTAAGACAGCCCTTAGAAGATGGAATGGTTTCCATTACAAGAGCTCAATACAGAGTTGAATTTCTAAGTAAATTTCAGCTGCTTGCTACAAGTAATCCCTGTTTCTGTGGAAACTATTATGAAGGAGCTTCTTGTACCTGCACTCAACATGAAGTAAATAAATACATGAAAAAACTTTCTGGTCCTATTATGGATAGAATTGATATCCACATTGAAATGAGAAGATTATCTGAAGATGAATTAATGAATTCATCTGATGTAGAAAATTCAAATACTATAAAAGACAGAGTAATTAAAGCCAGAAAAATACAGAGAGAAAGATATGGCACTGATCTCTTAAATGGAAACTTAGGTCAAAAAGAAATAAAAACATATTGTAAAATAGCTGATGAAGATAAGGAATATTTTAAAAACGCCATGAAAATAATGGAAATATCTGCAAGAGGTTATGATAAAATTTTGAAAGTAGCAAGAACTATTGCTGATTTAGAAGGATGTAAAGATATAAAAAAGCAACATTTGATGGAAGCTGTTTCTTTTAGAAAAAAATAA
- a CDS encoding thiamine pyrophosphate-dependent enzyme, whose translation MAYNFKKEMEKPERLTGGHRMCAGCGAPVAVRGVLRALKEEDEAVICSATSCLEVSTFLYPYTAWKDSFIHSAFENAAATISGAQTAYKVLKKKGKIDESYKFIAFGGDGGTYDIGFQSLSGAMERGHDMVYVCYDNEAYMNTGIQRSSATPIGADTTTTPIGKESAGKPQGRKDLTDVISAHNVAYVAQTTFIGNFKDLHEKAEKAIYTEGAAFLNILAPCPRGWRYEGEDLMEMCKLAVETCYWPLFEVIDGEWKLSYRPKVKLPVEEFLKKQGRFKHLFKPQNRHIIDRIQKDVDLKWERLLKRCGEEL comes from the coding sequence ATGGCATATAATTTCAAAAAAGAAATGGAAAAACCTGAAAGACTTACTGGAGGACACAGAATGTGTGCAGGGTGTGGAGCACCAGTAGCAGTAAGAGGAGTATTAAGAGCATTAAAAGAGGAAGATGAGGCAGTAATATGCAGTGCAACAAGCTGTCTTGAAGTATCAACTTTCCTTTATCCATATACAGCATGGAAAGATTCATTTATTCACTCAGCATTTGAAAACGCAGCAGCAACAATAAGTGGAGCGCAGACTGCATACAAAGTATTAAAGAAAAAAGGTAAAATAGACGAGTCATATAAATTCATAGCTTTCGGAGGAGACGGAGGAACTTACGATATAGGATTCCAATCACTTTCTGGAGCAATGGAAAGAGGACATGACATGGTTTATGTATGTTACGATAACGAAGCATACATGAATACAGGTATCCAAAGATCATCAGCGACACCTATAGGAGCAGATACAACTACAACTCCAATAGGAAAAGAAAGCGCTGGAAAACCACAAGGAAGAAAAGATCTTACAGATGTAATATCAGCTCACAATGTAGCATATGTAGCTCAGACAACATTTATAGGAAACTTTAAAGACCTTCATGAGAAAGCAGAAAAAGCAATCTATACAGAAGGAGCAGCATTCCTAAACATATTAGCACCATGCCCAAGAGGATGGAGATATGAAGGTGAAGACCTAATGGAAATGTGTAAATTAGCAGTAGAAACTTGCTACTGGCCACTATTTGAAGTAATAGATGGAGAATGGAAATTAAGCTACAGACCAAAAGTAAAACTACCTGTAGAAGAGTTCTTAAAGAAACAAGGAAGATTCAAGCATCTATTTAAACCACAAAACAGACACATCATAGATAGAATTCAAAAAGATGTAGATTTGAAATGGGAAAGACTTCTTAAAAGATGTGGAGAAGAGCTTTAA
- the porA gene encoding 2-ketoisovalerate ferredoxin oxidoreductase subunit alpha, whose translation MSIRERMSGNEAIAIAMRQINPDVVPAFPITPSTEIPQYFSQYVADGSVDSEFIPVESEHSAMSAAMGSQAAGARTMTATSSCGLALMWEMLYVVSSARLPVTLACVNRALTGPININADHSDSMGARDAGWIQLYSETNQEAYDNMLQANRIGEHPDVQLPVMVCQDGFITSHAVENIELLEDDKAKAFVGEYNPEDYLLNAKRPTAVGPYDIVSYYMEHKVSQAHAMMNAKKVILEVAAEYEKLTGRKYGLFEEYKLDDAEVAIVVINSTAGTAKAAIEEMRKEGKKVGLLKIRVFRPFPMEEIAQALKNVKMVAVMDKCEGFSAAGGPVFAEVRSALYDCSPRPKMINYVYGLGGRDITVNHIKEIFNTLLAEKDQEVKDTYRHFGVRG comes from the coding sequence ATGAGTATAAGAGAAAGAATGTCAGGAAACGAAGCTATTGCAATAGCAATGAGACAAATAAATCCAGATGTAGTGCCTGCTTTTCCAATCACTCCATCGACAGAAATACCACAATATTTCTCTCAATATGTTGCTGATGGTTCAGTAGACAGTGAATTTATTCCAGTGGAATCAGAGCACAGCGCTATGTCAGCTGCAATGGGATCACAGGCAGCAGGAGCAAGAACTATGACTGCTACTTCATCATGCGGACTTGCATTGATGTGGGAAATGCTTTATGTAGTATCTTCAGCAAGATTACCTGTAACTTTAGCTTGTGTAAACAGAGCCCTTACAGGACCTATCAATATCAATGCAGATCATAGTGACTCTATGGGTGCAAGAGATGCTGGATGGATTCAGCTATATAGTGAAACAAACCAAGAAGCTTATGATAATATGCTTCAAGCTAACAGAATAGGAGAGCATCCAGATGTTCAGCTTCCTGTAATGGTATGTCAAGATGGATTTATCACAAGCCACGCTGTTGAAAATATAGAATTATTAGAAGATGACAAAGCTAAAGCTTTTGTTGGAGAATACAACCCAGAAGATTATCTTCTAAATGCAAAAAGACCTACAGCAGTAGGACCATATGATATCGTTTCTTACTATATGGAACATAAAGTAAGTCAAGCTCATGCTATGATGAATGCTAAAAAAGTAATTCTTGAAGTAGCAGCAGAGTATGAAAAACTTACTGGAAGAAAATATGGACTATTTGAAGAATATAAATTGGACGATGCAGAAGTAGCAATAGTAGTTATCAACTCAACTGCTGGAACAGCTAAAGCAGCTATAGAAGAAATGAGAAAAGAAGGTAAAAAAGTTGGACTTCTAAAAATCAGAGTATTCAGACCATTCCCTATGGAAGAAATAGCACAAGCGCTTAAAAATGTAAAAATGGTAGCAGTAATGGATAAATGTGAAGGATTCTCAGCAGCTGGAGGACCAGTTTTTGCAGAGGTAAGATCAGCACTTTATGACTGTAGCCCAAGACCTAAAATGATCAACTATGTATACGGACTTGGAGGAAGAGATATAACTGTAAATCATATAAAAGAGATCTTTAATACTCTATTGGCAGAGAAAGATCAAGAAGTAAAAGATACATATAGACATTTTGGTGTAAGAGGGTAG
- a CDS encoding 4Fe-4S binding protein — protein MKNKAGVPITEDISWRDITPGGVVYEAGSAQHFRTGDWRSMKPVLLRDKCIDCLLCVPCCPDSAIPVKDGKRLDFDMDHCKGCGICVKACPFKAIELIKE, from the coding sequence ATGAAAAATAAAGCTGGTGTACCAATTACTGAAGATATTAGCTGGAGAGATATAACTCCTGGTGGAGTGGTTTATGAAGCTGGAAGTGCTCAGCACTTCAGAACTGGAGACTGGAGATCAATGAAGCCAGTTCTTTTGAGAGATAAATGTATTGACTGTCTTTTATGTGTTCCTTGCTGCCCAGATTCAGCGATACCTGTAAAAGATGGAAAGAGATTAGATTTCGATATGGATCATTGCAAAGGATGTGGAATCTGCGTTAAAGCATGTCCATTCAAAGCAATAGAATTGATAAAAGAGTAG
- a CDS encoding 2-oxoacid:acceptor oxidoreductase family protein, with protein MKEIFEIRWHGRGGQGAKTASLLLADAAFSGGMFVQGFPEYGPERMGAPITAYNRISKERVTVHSNIYEPDFVVVVDETLIESVDVTKGLKEDGAIIINSSKPASEFKALLKGYKGRVCTCDARTISEETLGKNFPNTPMLGAVVKVSGVMEEKAFLEAMENSFAHKFASKPEVLKGNMAALVRSMNEVKE; from the coding sequence ATGAAAGAAATTTTTGAAATAAGATGGCATGGAAGAGGTGGGCAAGGAGCAAAAACAGCTTCTCTACTATTGGCAGATGCAGCATTCAGTGGTGGAATGTTCGTTCAAGGGTTCCCAGAGTATGGACCTGAGAGAATGGGTGCTCCTATTACAGCTTACAATCGTATCTCTAAAGAAAGAGTTACTGTTCATTCTAACATTTATGAACCTGATTTCGTAGTTGTTGTTGATGAAACTCTTATCGAAAGTGTAGATGTTACTAAAGGTCTTAAAGAGGATGGAGCTATCATTATCAATAGTTCTAAACCTGCTTCTGAATTTAAAGCTCTTTTAAAAGGATACAAAGGAAGAGTATGTACTTGTGATGCAAGAACTATTTCTGAGGAAACTCTTGGTAAGAACTTCCCTAACACTCCTATGCTTGGAGCAGTAGTAAAAGTAAGTGGAGTTATGGAAGAGAAAGCTTTCCTTGAAGCAATGGAAAACTCTTTTGCGCACAAATTTGCAAGTAAACCAGAAGTACTAAAAGGAAATATGGCTGCATTAGTACGTTCTATGAATGAGGTGAAAGAATAA
- a CDS encoding AbgT family transporter gives MEKNVQMKKNGLFERFLNFVEVAGNKLPHPVAMFFGFFVITIIFSFILSKAGVSVTYSEIAKGTGKVVQKTTMVQNLLTVSGIRGIFTSAVKNFTGHAALGSIVVAMLGVGLADGTGLLSALIKKLVLSTPKVMVSAIVVFAGVMSNIASDAGYVVLIPLGAVIFASFGRHPLAGIAAAFAGVSGGFSANLLIGTTDPLLGGISTSAAQIVLPGYSVDATANYFFMFASTFLITIIGAWITDKIVEPRLGEYTGPRLEVDSNSQLTTGEKKGLRVSAVSIIIFVGVILFMVLPENAIFKLNAKEIEAFVAANHRQPGTMELLKPFFSESIVFVLMLAFFIPGLFYGISAGTVKSHKDVIKALVKAMASCGQVFVIIFISAQFVYVFTKSNIGIVIAVKLANILKDMGITGVAAAVGLIFLTAFVNLFIGGASSKWLMLSPVFIPMFVELGLTPEYTQLAYRIGDSTTNIISPLMSYFPIIVGFAAKYAKNEEDMGLGTVIAMMLPYSMVFLVAWTILFLAWTFLGIPIGPGVHMFM, from the coding sequence ATGGAAAAAAATGTACAAATGAAAAAAAATGGATTGTTTGAAAGATTCTTGAACTTTGTTGAAGTTGCAGGAAACAAATTACCTCATCCAGTAGCAATGTTCTTCGGATTTTTCGTAATAACTATTATTTTCTCGTTTATACTATCAAAAGCAGGAGTTTCTGTTACTTATTCAGAAATTGCTAAAGGTACTGGTAAAGTAGTTCAAAAAACTACTATGGTACAAAATCTTTTAACTGTAAGTGGCATTAGGGGAATTTTTACTTCAGCTGTTAAAAACTTTACAGGACATGCTGCTCTTGGATCAATAGTTGTGGCTATGCTTGGAGTTGGACTTGCTGATGGAACAGGGCTTTTAAGTGCTCTTATTAAAAAATTAGTTTTATCTACACCAAAAGTTATGGTATCTGCTATAGTTGTATTTGCTGGAGTTATGTCAAATATAGCTTCTGATGCTGGATATGTTGTTTTGATTCCATTAGGAGCAGTAATATTTGCTTCATTTGGAAGACACCCATTAGCTGGTATAGCTGCTGCATTTGCTGGAGTATCTGGAGGATTCTCAGCTAACCTTCTTATAGGAACTACTGACCCACTTTTAGGAGGTATCAGTACATCTGCTGCTCAAATAGTTCTTCCAGGATATTCTGTTGATGCAACTGCAAACTACTTCTTCATGTTTGCTTCTACTTTCCTTATTACTATAATTGGAGCATGGATTACTGATAAGATAGTTGAACCTAGACTTGGAGAATACACAGGACCAAGATTAGAAGTTGACAGTAATTCTCAACTAACTACTGGAGAGAAAAAAGGACTAAGAGTTTCTGCTGTTTCAATAATTATTTTTGTTGGAGTTATTTTATTCATGGTATTACCTGAAAATGCTATTTTCAAATTAAATGCAAAAGAAATTGAAGCTTTTGTTGCTGCCAACCACAGACAACCTGGTACAATGGAGCTTTTAAAACCATTCTTCAGTGAATCTATTGTATTTGTATTAATGCTTGCATTTTTCATTCCTGGTTTATTCTATGGAATTTCTGCTGGAACTGTTAAATCACACAAAGATGTTATTAAAGCTTTGGTAAAAGCCATGGCTTCATGTGGACAAGTATTTGTTATCATCTTTATTTCAGCTCAGTTTGTTTACGTATTTACAAAATCTAATATCGGAATTGTAATAGCTGTAAAATTAGCAAATATCCTAAAAGATATGGGTATCACAGGAGTTGCAGCAGCAGTAGGACTTATTTTCCTTACAGCTTTTGTAAATCTGTTTATTGGAGGAGCTTCTTCAAAATGGCTTATGCTTTCTCCTGTATTTATTCCAATGTTTGTAGAACTTGGACTTACTCCTGAATATACCCAGTTAGCTTATAGAATAGGAGATTCTACTACAAATATTATTTCTCCATTAATGTCATACTTCCCAATTATAGTTGGATTTGCAGCTAAGTATGCTAAAAATGAAGAAGATATGGGATTAGGAACTGTTATTGCAATGATGCTTCCATACTCAATGGTATTCTTAGTAGCTTGGACAATCTTATTCTTAGCATGGACTTTCTTAGGTATTCCTATTGGACCTGGAGTGCATATGTTTATGTAA
- a CDS encoding manganese efflux pump MntP family protein codes for MFGLGFFQIFLIGVGLSMDAFAISLCQGLIMGKVKIGKTAKIAFTFGIFQAIMPILGYYVGSIFSGKVSQYSNIIAFIILGYLGFNMIREARKENDCCTDEGCSSKALLALGIATSIDALAIGFTFSFLKNFNIFVSSIEIGIITFIISAVGVVLGTKFGTLLESKAQYLGGIILILIGIKSLAGNFA; via the coding sequence GTGTTTGGATTGGGATTTTTTCAAATTTTTCTAATAGGAGTAGGTCTTTCAATGGATGCTTTTGCTATTTCTTTATGTCAAGGACTTATAATGGGAAAAGTAAAAATAGGAAAAACTGCAAAGATAGCATTTACCTTTGGAATATTTCAGGCAATTATGCCAATATTAGGATATTATGTAGGAAGTATTTTTAGTGGAAAAGTTTCACAATACAGCAATATTATAGCTTTTATTATTTTAGGATATTTAGGATTTAACATGATAAGAGAAGCTAGAAAAGAAAATGACTGCTGTACAGATGAAGGATGCAGCTCAAAGGCTCTTTTAGCATTGGGAATAGCTACAAGTATTGATGCCTTAGCAATAGGTTTTACTTTTTCATTTTTAAAGAATTTCAATATTTTTGTATCTTCTATTGAAATTGGAATAATTACTTTTATAATTTCAGCTGTTGGAGTAGTTTTAGGAACAAAGTTTGGAACTCTGCTAGAAAGTAAAGCCCAATATTTAGGAGGAATTATTCTTATACTTATAGGAATAAAAAGTCTGGCAGGAAATTTTGCTTAA
- a CDS encoding FAD-dependent oxidoreductase, whose product MKVIIVGGVAAGTKVAAKLKREDRSNEVIILTKSKEISYAGCGLPYYVGDVIKNKEQLIVNTPEKFSKLTGAEVHNEIEVTGLDREKKIIKAKDLKTGKEVVYPYDKLVISTGTRPVKPPLKGIDLPGVYFMRTPDDAVNLKADIEAGKIKRAAVIGGGYIGLEVAENLALQNIKVSVIEMAPHILTGFDKEFAEYAEDHLAEHGIMVFSGTKLESIEGTDRVEKIQTSKKTMEVDAVIMSVGIRPNTEFLADSGIELLPNKTIKVNEYLQTNDENIYAAGDCVSVKNILTDKLVWSPMGSSANIEGRILAQNLNGKKIKFKGVLGTAVAKLPELNVGRTGLTEAAAKEMGFDAVSVITVEDDKAHYYAGAANFIIKLIADRKTLKILGVQVFGKGAVDKVVDIVVTAMSMRGTLHDIEDLDLAYAPPFSTAIHPIVHTVNVLFNKINGALETITPAEYLEGKGNGYAVFDSCSVATIEGAPYLELTDINGKLEGYDLDDRLLLVCNKGKKAYLVQNRLKYYGYTNTRVLEGGVTFNKVKV is encoded by the coding sequence ATGAAAGTAATAATAGTAGGTGGTGTGGCAGCAGGAACTAAAGTTGCAGCAAAACTAAAAAGAGAAGATCGCAGTAATGAAGTAATCATTTTGACTAAAAGTAAAGAAATTTCTTATGCAGGATGTGGATTGCCTTATTATGTTGGAGATGTAATAAAAAATAAAGAACAGCTTATTGTAAATACTCCTGAAAAATTTTCTAAACTTACTGGAGCAGAAGTCCATAATGAAATAGAAGTTACTGGTTTGGATAGAGAGAAGAAAATTATAAAAGCTAAAGATTTGAAAACTGGTAAAGAGGTTGTATATCCTTATGATAAATTAGTTATTTCCACAGGAACAAGACCTGTAAAACCTCCATTAAAAGGAATAGATCTTCCAGGAGTATATTTTATGAGAACTCCAGATGATGCTGTTAATTTGAAAGCTGATATAGAAGCTGGAAAAATAAAAAGAGCAGCTGTAATTGGAGGAGGATACATAGGTCTTGAAGTAGCTGAAAACCTAGCTCTTCAAAATATAAAAGTATCAGTTATAGAAATGGCTCCTCATATTCTTACAGGGTTTGATAAAGAATTTGCAGAGTATGCAGAAGATCATTTAGCAGAGCATGGAATAATGGTTTTTTCTGGAACTAAGTTAGAATCAATAGAAGGAACTGACAGAGTAGAAAAGATACAGACTTCAAAAAAAACTATGGAGGTAGATGCTGTAATTATGTCAGTTGGTATTCGTCCAAATACAGAATTCTTAGCTGATAGTGGAATAGAACTTCTGCCTAATAAAACAATAAAAGTAAATGAATATTTACAGACAAATGACGAAAATATATATGCTGCTGGAGATTGTGTTTCAGTAAAAAATATACTTACTGATAAATTAGTGTGGTCTCCAATGGGATCTTCAGCAAATATAGAGGGGCGTATTTTAGCTCAAAATTTAAATGGAAAAAAAATTAAATTCAAAGGTGTTCTTGGAACTGCTGTAGCAAAACTTCCAGAATTAAATGTTGGAAGAACAGGACTTACAGAAGCTGCTGCTAAAGAGATGGGATTTGATGCTGTAAGTGTTATAACTGTTGAAGATGATAAAGCTCATTATTATGCTGGAGCTGCTAATTTTATAATAAAGCTTATTGCTGACAGAAAAACTTTAAAAATACTTGGAGTACAAGTCTTTGGTAAAGGAGCAGTGGATAAAGTAGTTGATATAGTAGTAACAGCTATGTCTATGAGAGGAACACTTCACGATATAGAGGACTTGGATCTGGCTTATGCACCGCCATTTTCTACTGCAATACATCCAATAGTTCATACAGTAAATGTTCTTTTTAATAAAATAAATGGAGCACTTGAAACTATAACACCAGCTGAATATTTAGAAGGTAAAGGAAATGGATATGCAGTATTTGATTCATGCAGTGTTGCAACAATAGAGGGAGCTCCTTATTTAGAGCTTACAGATATAAATGGAAAACTTGAAGGTTATGATTTAGATGATAGATTATTGCTGGTATGTAATAAAGGAAAAAAAGCATATCTTGTTCAAAATCGTTTGAAATACTATGGATATACAAATACAAGAGTATTGGAAGGTGGAGTTACTTTTAATAAAGTTAAAGTTTAA
- a CDS encoding ATP-grasp domain-containing protein — translation MNFIFISPNFPKNYWNFCRGLKNNGVNTLAIGEEEYYSLTPELRSSLNEYYKVSSLENYDEVYRACAYFAYKYGRIDWLESNNEYWLLRDAQLRTDFNINTGLKNDKIAGIKYKSVMKKFYEKAGVPSARYHIVTNYEEGKAFIDKVGYPVVVKPNNGVGAAATYKLINDVELGYFYRDLPPVEYIMEEYVNGELLSYDGIAGKDKEIIFETAHAYPIPIMDIVNEQADVMYYSYKDIPEDLKEAGRKVVQAFDTNSRFFHCEFFRLSEDKKGLGKKGDIIGLEVNMRPPGGYTPDMMNFANDIDVYQIWANMVAYNQGYFDTESRPYNCVYAARRDAHRYVYSKEEILAKYRDNIVMKERMPEIFSVAMGNDMLTARFCDLEECFEFIDLYLKKY, via the coding sequence ATGAATTTTATTTTTATTTCACCAAACTTTCCAAAAAACTATTGGAATTTTTGCAGAGGATTAAAAAACAATGGAGTAAATACTTTAGCAATAGGAGAAGAGGAGTATTATAGTCTGACGCCAGAATTAAGGAGCTCATTAAATGAATATTACAAAGTTTCTTCATTGGAAAATTACGATGAAGTTTATCGTGCATGTGCATACTTTGCATATAAATATGGGCGTATAGACTGGTTGGAATCGAATAATGAATATTGGCTTTTAAGAGATGCACAGCTTCGTACAGATTTTAATATTAATACAGGACTTAAAAATGATAAGATAGCTGGAATAAAATATAAAAGTGTAATGAAGAAATTTTATGAAAAAGCTGGAGTGCCAAGTGCTCGTTATCATATTGTAACTAATTATGAAGAGGGAAAAGCATTTATAGATAAAGTTGGATATCCTGTAGTTGTAAAGCCTAATAATGGTGTAGGTGCAGCAGCTACATACAAATTGATAAATGATGTAGAATTAGGGTATTTTTATAGAGATCTTCCACCAGTTGAATATATTATGGAAGAATATGTAAATGGAGAGCTTTTATCATATGATGGAATAGCAGGAAAAGATAAAGAAATAATATTTGAAACTGCTCATGCATATCCTATTCCAATAATGGATATAGTAAATGAACAGGCAGATGTAATGTACTATTCGTATAAAGATATTCCTGAAGATTTAAAAGAAGCTGGAAGAAAGGTAGTACAAGCTTTTGATACTAACAGTCGTTTTTTTCATTGTGAATTTTTCAGACTGTCAGAAGATAAAAAAGGGCTTGGAAAAAAAGGTGATATAATAGGACTTGAAGTAAATATGCGTCCACCTGGTGGATATACTCCTGACATGATGAACTTTGCAAATGATATAGATGTTTATCAGATATGGGCAAATATGGTAGCATATAATCAAGGATATTTTGATACAGAGTCTAGACCATATAATTGTGTATATGCAGCTAGAAGAGATGCTCACAGATATGTTTACAGCAAAGAGGAAATTTTAGCTAAATATAGAGACAATATAGTAATGAAAGAAAGAATGCCAGAGATTTTTTCAGTAGCTATGGGGAATGATATGCTTACTGCGAGATTCTGTGACTTAGAAGAATGCTTTGAATTTATTGATTTGTATTTAAAAAAATATTAG
- a CDS encoding esterase family protein: MHTAYYKEYSHILGREMEFTVYGHSGKPCIVFPAQDGRFYDFFNFGMVDASSKFIEEGKLQLFCVDGIDWESWSKIGGDYHWRIMQHEKWFNYITEEAVPRFREIHGETSGEYYRGKFLTTGCSMGAYHALNFFLRRPDIFDGVIALSGLYHAGYFFPNYSHEMIYNNSPVDYMKNMPWNHYYLDMYRNSKIILCCGQGRWEKECIEDTNSLKESFKRLQVPAWTDFWGYDVDHDWPWWRIQFPYFLDIVL; encoded by the coding sequence ATGCATACTGCTTATTATAAAGAATACAGTCATATACTGGGAAGAGAAATGGAATTTACAGTATATGGACATAGTGGAAAACCTTGCATAGTTTTTCCTGCACAAGATGGAAGATTTTATGATTTTTTTAATTTTGGAATGGTAGATGCTTCTTCAAAATTTATTGAAGAGGGAAAATTACAGCTATTTTGTGTAGATGGAATTGATTGGGAAAGCTGGTCAAAAATAGGGGGAGACTACCATTGGAGAATAATGCAGCATGAGAAATGGTTTAATTATATAACTGAAGAGGCTGTTCCAAGATTTAGAGAAATTCACGGAGAAACTTCTGGAGAGTATTACAGAGGAAAATTTTTAACAACAGGATGCAGCATGGGAGCATATCATGCATTGAATTTTTTCCTTCGTCGTCCAGATATTTTTGATGGAGTAATTGCTTTGAGCGGACTTTATCATGCTGGATACTTCTTCCCAAATTATAGTCATGAGATGATTTATAATAATTCTCCAGTTGATTATATGAAAAATATGCCATGGAATCATTATTATTTAGATATGTATAGAAACTCAAAAATAATTCTTTGCTGTGGTCAGGGAAGATGGGAAAAAGAATGTATAGAGGATACTAACAGTTTGAAAGAAAGTTTTAAACGTCTTCAAGTTCCAGCATGGACAGATTTTTGGGGATATGATGTAGACCATGACTGGCCTTGGTGGAGAATACAATTTCCATATTTCTTAGATATAGTACTATAA